From a single Silene latifolia isolate original U9 population chromosome 6, ASM4854445v1, whole genome shotgun sequence genomic region:
- the LOC141585933 gene encoding uncharacterized protein LOC141585933 produces MKMAQQSSGIPLIEVYLSLVDKADKKFSKIRDLPLYERTRFDTYFYKVFKVYTELWKFQQENRQKLVEAGLKRWEIGEIASRIAQLYFGQYMRTSEASYLSESYVFYDAILTREYFKEGLSQELNLAHKQLRFLARFISVCLLLNRREMVHQLVNHLKMLLDECKRSFQDANFREWKLVIQEIMKFLKADTLFLNLRPLRYSLVLDPHPDTLQQVSSHNPKRNFRLRDAILCSYHPNEVKFSELTLDTYRMLQSLEWEPSGTFYQSGSSTSQNGSTKGNIINHSQDISDPTLPPNPRKAVLYRPSTTHYMAVLATACDDLPSDGVLFIYLSGKGGQAFSSPSVAGSRLNSESNVKSLQYNSTLDATPMGGGQSDSSGQFKELSSNSHLDAIHIGSRGNDGSNFIYPSDLLPFTRKPLFMIIDSESSASFKILCGTEKGEPVAMLLSPRSSPPAATGEWSWPTHGSLFTNFLTAPVQAFCLLLGFSGSDIQKDAYEDANKLLSSSLNDWGLTLATSGALDSVWSQVFCDPFLRRLLLRFVFCRAVLTLYAPTHNKAEFIPQCLPRLPDTVDPTSPMIQSLVLQIANVFRAASHFIFLENVVQPQKNSHNAQE; encoded by the exons ATGAAAATGGCTCAACAAAGTAGTGGAATACCATTAATTGAAGTGTATTTATCATTGGTTGATAAAGCTGATAAAAAGTTTTCCAAGATCAGGGATTTACCTCTTTATGAACGCACTAG GTTTGATACTTATTTCTATAAGGTATTCAAGGTCTATACAGAGTTATGGAAGTTTCAGCAAGAAAATCGTCAGAAGCTTGTTGAGGCTGGGCTCAAAAGATGGGAGATCGGTGAGATCGCTTCTCGTATTGCTCAGCTTTACTTTGGGCAGTATATGCGTACAAGTGAGGCTAGTTATTTGTCAGAATCTTATGTATTCTATGATGCAATATTGACAAGAGAGTATTTCAAGGAGGGTTTATCTCAAGAACTTAATCTCGCTCACAAGCAATTGAGATTTCTTGCTAGGTTTATTTCAGTATGTCTGCTCCTGAACCGTCGAGAAATGGTACATCAGCTGGTTAATCACTTGAAGATGTTGCTTGACGAGTGCAAAAGGAGTTTTCAG GATGCTAATTTCAGAGAATGGAAGCTAGTTATTCAAGAAATAATGAAATTCCTGAAAGCTGATACTCTCTTTCTGAACCTCAGGCCTTTGAGATACAGTCTTGTTCTTGATCCTCATCCTGACACTTTACAACAAGTTTCCTCACATAATCCAAAGAGAAATTTTAGACTGCGAGATGCAATACTATGTAGCTACCACCCTAATGAG GTGAAATTTTCAGAACTTACCCTCGATACTTACAGAATGCTTCAGAGCTTGGAATGGGAGCCTTCTGGCACATTCTACCAGTCAGGAAGTAGTACAAGTCAAAATGGATCAACAAAAGGCAACATTATTAACCACTCACAAGATATTAGTGATCCAACCTTGCCACCTAATCCACGGAAAGCTGTCTTATATCGTCCATCAACCACGCATTACATGGCA GTACTGGCAACAGCTTGTGACGATCTCCCTTCTGATGGAGTTCTTTTCATCTATCTCTCAG GGAAAGGTGGACAAGCCTTTTCATCTCCCTCAGTTGCTGGCAGTCGCCTTAATTCTGAGAGCAATGTCAAGAGCCTTCAATACAACTCTACCCTGGATGCGACTCCTATGGGTGGTGGTCAAAGTGATTCGTCTGGGCAATTCAAAGAATTGTCCTCGAATAGCCACCTAGACGCCATACATATTGGTTCCCGCGGAAATGATG GTTCCAATTTCATCTACCCTTCTGACTTGCTTCCATTTACAAGAAAGCCACTATTCATGATCATTGACAGTGAGAGCAGTGCGTCATTCAAG ATATTGTGTGGAACTGAGAAAGGAGAACCAGTTGCCATGCTCTTGTCTCCAAGGTCTTCACCACCTGCTGCCACTGGAGAATGGTCCTGGCCCACGCACGGGAGCCTGTTTACCAACTTTCTTACGGCTCCCGTTCAGGCTTTCTGTCTGCTTCTCGGATTCTCTGGGTCTGATATTCAAAAG GATGCCTATGAAGATGCTAACAAGCTCCTCTCGTCCTCTTTAAATGACTGGGGGTTGACTCTAGCAACGTCAGGCGCTCTTGACTCTGTCTGGTCTCAAGTTTTCTGTGACCCGTTCCTCAGACGGCTCCTACTTAG GTTTGTATTTTGCCGAGCAGTACTGACTCTTTATGCTCCTACCCATAACAAAGCGGAGTTTATTCCCCAGTGTCTGCCTCGTCTTCCAGACACCGTTGATCCTACATCTCCAATGATTCAGTCTCTCGTTTTGCAAATCGCCAATGTGTTTCGTGCTGCAAGTCATTTCATCTTTTTGGAGAATGTCGTACAACCACAGAAAAACAGCCACAATGCTCAGGAGTAG